From Nerophis lumbriciformis linkage group LG39, RoL_Nlum_v2.1, whole genome shotgun sequence, one genomic window encodes:
- the LOC133577809 gene encoding histone H4 gives MSGRGKGGKGLGKGGAKRHRKVLRDNIQGITKPAIRRLARRGGVKRISGLIYEETRGVLKVFLENVIRDAVTYTEHAKRKTVTAMDVVYALKRQGRTLYGFGG, from the coding sequence ATGTCAGGAAGAGGCAAAGGAGGCAAGGGGCTCGGCAAAGGCGGCGCCAAGCGTCACCGCAAAGTCCTCCGGGACAACATCCAGGGCATCACCAAGCCTGCCATCCGCCGCTTGGCTCGCCGCGGTGGAGTCAAACGTATCTCCGGCTTGATCTACGAGGAGACTCGCGGTGTCCTGAAAGTATTCCTGGAAAATGTCATCCGCGACGCCGTGACTTACACCGAGCATGCCAAGAGGAAGACGGTGACCGCCATGGATGTGGTTTACGCGCTGAAGAGGCAAGGTCGTACTCTGTACGGCTTTGGCGGTTAA